A stretch of Primulina tabacum isolate GXHZ01 chromosome 13, ASM2559414v2, whole genome shotgun sequence DNA encodes these proteins:
- the LOC142522190 gene encoding putative clathrin assembly protein At2g01600 encodes MATVQTWRKAYGALKDRTTVGLAHVNSDFKDLDVAVVKATNHVECPPKERHIRKILVATSAVRPRADVAYCIHALSRRLAKTRNWTVALKTLIVIHRTLREGDPTFREEILNYQQRGHVFQMSNFKDDSSPIAWDCSAWVRTYALFLEERLECFRILKYDIEAERLPKPAQGQDKGYSKTRDLDSEELLEQIPALQQLLYRLIGCRPEGAAVGNYVIQYALALVLKESFKIYCAINDGIINLVDKFFEMARHEAIKALEIYKRAGQQAGSLSDFYEICRGLELARNFQFPVLREPPQSFLVTMEEYIKEAPRMVSVPSVALDYPERLMLTYKQDDAPSPSKNTKVLEEEPEPLPPPLDDATISVSESVPPPPTLLETDDLLGLQVNEQNASVIEESNALALAIVPAGTTPFDSDATHAKDFSVTGWELALVNTPSTNLSSAQERKLAGGLDSLLLDSLYDEGAYRASQQPRYGAPAPNPFEVSDPFAMSNGVPAPPSVHMAGMTQPQNPLFSPFQPAYPQIQQQHNYMTSPQNPFGDTGFGTFPVANAPHPQSNNPFGNPGLL; translated from the exons ATGGCCACTGTTCAGACATGGAGGAAGGCTTACGGCGCCCTTAAAGACCGGACTACGGTCGGGCTTGCTCACGTGAATTCCGATTTTAAG GATTTAGATGTGGCGGTTGTCAAGGCTACCAATCATGTGGAGTGTCCACCCAAAGAGAGACACATCAGAA AAATTTTGGTTGCCACATCAGCAGTCCGGCCTAGGGCTGACGTTGCATACTGCATACATGCACTTTCGAGACGATTGGCAAAGACACGTAATTGGACG GTTGCATTGAAGACGCTAATAGTTATTCACCGAACATTGAGAGAAGGTGATCCCACGTTTAGGGAGGAGATCTTGAATTACCAACAGAGAGGACACGTCTTTCAAATGTCCAATTTCAAAGACGATTCAAGCCCAATTG CTTGGGATTGCTCTGCCTGGGTACGAACTTATGCACTCTTCTTGGAAGAACGACTTGAATGCTTTAGAATACTTAAGTATGACATTGAAGCTGAACGCCTTCCTAAACCTGCACAAGGCCAAGATAAG GGTTACAGTAAAACTAGGGACTTGGACAGTGAAGAGCTTTTAGAGCAAATACCTGCTTTGCAGCAGCTGCTGTATCGCCTTATTGGATGTCGG CCTGAAGGAGCAGCTGTAGGGAATTATGTAATTCAGTATGCCCTCGCATTG GTTCTCAAAGAGAGCTTTAAAATATATTGCGCCATAAATGATGGGATAATCAATCTCGTTGACAAG TTTTTTGAGATGGCAAGACATGAAGCCATTAAAGCCCTTGAGATCTATAAAAGAGCTGGCCAGCAG GCAGGTAGTCTTTCTGATTTCTATGAAATCTGCAGAGGACTTGAACTTGCTAGAAATTTCCAGTTCCCGGTGTTGAGGGAG CCTCCGCAGTCCTTTCTAGTGACCATGGAAGAGTATATAAAAGAAGCACCACGAATGGTTTCTGTTCCAAGTGTAGCCTTG GATTATCCAGAGAGGCTCATGCTGACATATAAGCAAGATGATGCTCCTTCACCTTCTAAAAATACTAAGGTTTTGGAAGAGGAACCAGAACCCCTGCCGCCACCTTTAGACGATGCTACTATCTCTGTTTCAGAATCTGTTCCTCCACCTCCAACCCTCTTGGAGACAGACGATTTACTG GGGTTGCAGGTGAATGAGCAAAATGCATCTGTCATTGAAGAAAGCAATGCATTGGCTTTAGCTATTGTTCCAGCCG GAACGACACCTTTTGATTCTGATGCCACCCATGCAAAAGATTTCTCGGTTACTGGATGGGAACTTGCTCTTGTTAATACCCCCAGCACCAATTTATCTTCAGCGCAAGAGAGAAAATTG GCCGGTGGACTTGACTCACTTCTCCTCGACAGTTTATACGATGAAGGTGCATATAGAGCTTCTCAGCAACCAAGATACGGAGCTCCGGCCCCTAATCCATTTGAAGTCTCGGATCCATTTGCCATGTCCAATGGTGTTCCGGCGCCCCCATCTGTACATATGGCTGGGATGACGCAACCTCAGAACCCCCTCTTTTCTCCTTTTCAACCGGCATATCCACAGATCCAACAGCAACATAATTATATGACGAGCCCACAAAATCCTTTTGGGGACACGGGCTTTGGGACTTTTCCGGTTGCCAATGCCCCTCACCCTCAGTCAAACAATCCATTCGGGAATCCCGGGCTTTTGTGA